In Cherax quadricarinatus isolate ZL_2023a unplaced genomic scaffold, ASM3850222v1 Contig3820, whole genome shotgun sequence, the genomic stretch CTAATTTTTAAACTCGTCGTCTTTTTCATTAATATAAATTTCTCTAAAAGTTCTTAATATAATGAAAAGGATTTTCTTATATAAAATTACGAACTTTGGCAGGTTGTTTTAGTGGCACTTTTTGTAGCAGGGACGATGTCCCACCCTCAGTCTCATCCCACCTATACGTCACCTACCCCAACATACGGCGTTCCTGGTCCTCAGGTAAATATCGTCCAAATTGGACAAGATTTTCTATATATTTTTGAagctatatttaaaaaaaaaaaagcttaagaTGAGCATGATAATAAGATGTCATGATCCTGGCTATTTCCAAGAAAACAATATTCAGCACAGAAAACATaacacttctttcttcttttttcagGCTCCTGCTCGGTACGATTTCAATTGGACCGTCAAAGATGACCAGTCTGGTAACGACTACGGTCAACAAGAGTCTCGTGACGGCGACAACACCCATGGCTCTTATCACGTGCTTCTTCCCGATGGTCGTGTTGAAACTGTAGTCTACACTGTTAACGGTGACTCTGGCTACGTGGCTGAAGTGACTTACCAGGGCCAGGCCCAGCACCCAACACACCAGACCTACACTCCAGTTCCTGTCTATGGTTAAATGAACAGTGACATTgatattatattacatattacAACTTATTCATGAAAGTTATGTAAATAAATATGcatcaatgaaatatattttacttttcctgatatttaaaaatatatgaagtgTGCCAAAAAATTCATTTTACAATTGACGGAAGATATCAACTTTGTCAATAAGTTATATACTTCTTTATTATACTACAGTAAAAATATTGTAATCACAGCAGTCATGAAAGTGACACTTCTTGGCATTTATTTATTTGAAGAATAATTGTTTAGAGATCAAAAGGTACTTCATTAATCTGAAAACAATCAGTAGTACCATAAAGTAAGAAAAGTATCTAAATTATCAATGTgtaaacaacgagtcatggataCCTCTCAATTTATAATTTTTTAACACTTTCAGTTTCTGTCCAAAATATTTCAGTAAAGAAAAGATTTCTCTTATTTTTCCATTGCTAATTAATGTTAAACGTATTCATTAATCAGGGAAAagataataagaaaccagtccagATACGTATAATACAAAATATGAAAACTAAACTTCTTTTTAAATGTTATATTTACTGAGACCAAAATAATGTAATTTAAAAACGTAATCTTTAGCATTAGCATTAATTAACCTATGAACTTAATatgaaatccaaaatattttcttCAAATTTTCCATCAATTAAATAAATGTTTTAAATGGCTTTGAAAATAACTATTGGAAAACAATAGTGTGTATCGCTAAatcttgatggttcactttctgTATCATACTTTTAGGTATTATTACATAGTGTATTGTAgagaatattttaaaaaaaacGATCCATATATAATATCAGTTGCCGGGATTTGTTCTGAAATCGCATGCATACTAGATCTGAATAGtagccaggacaggacaggagCAGGAGAGGTGTGTGCTTGTCAGTACGAGAAGTCGCCATGCTTAGGCGTTGGTGTAAGTAggtgagtttttttttattgtttttttttttttttgtaaatttataCCGAAGGTTATTTTAttggtttaagtgctctcatgtaaggccctagtgtgcagtGTTTCGGGAGAGTACTCGTACAGCCTGCAGAAAGGGGGGgctgtcatggagcctccctatTTATAAATGATAGTGTTTTACtcactagcagcagtgtgctagtgagctaatgtaaataagtaaaggtgagggattttGATATGTAGTAGAGTAGGTTGTATGttgtaaagatagaaagttgaaagtgaacatagaaaagagtaaggtgatgagggtatcaaatgatctagataatgaaaaattggatatcaaattggggagaaggagtatggaagaagtgaatgttttcagatatttgggagttgatgtgtcagcggatggatttatggaggatgaggttaatcatagaattgatgaaggaaaaaaggcaaaTGGTGCATTGAcctatatgtggagacaaaaaacgttatggagacaaagaagggaatgtatgaaaaaaTAGTAGTACctacattcttatatgggtgtgaagcttgggttgtaaatgctgcagcgaggaggcggttgggggcagtggagatgtcctgtctaagggcaatgtgtggtgtaaatattatgcagagaattcggagtgtggaaattaggagaaggtgtgaagttaataaaagtattagtcagagagctgaagagggtttgttgaggtggtttggtcatttagagagaatggatcaaagtagaatgacatggagagcgtataaatctgtaggggaaggaaggcggggtaggggtcgtcctcgaaaaggttggaaggaaggggtaagggaggttttgtgggccaggggcttggacttccagtaggcgtgcgtgagcgtgttcgataggagtgaatggagaggaatggtatttgggacctgacgagctgttggagtgtgagcagggtaataattagtgaagggattcagggaaactggttatttttcatatagccggacttgagtcctggaaattggaagtacaatgcctgctctctaaaggaggggtttgggatattggaagtttggagggatatgttgtgtatctttatacttatatgcatctaaactgttgtatttctgggcacctttgcaaaaacattCCTTATGTGTGGGTGAggagaaagtgttgaatgatgaaagtattttcttattggagattttccttctttttgggttcagggaagagagaggtgaaggtttataaactaaaagaggaggcagttagggtaagatataaacagctattggaggatagatgggctaatgagagcataggcaatggggtcgaagaggtatggggtaggtttaaaaatgtagtgttagagtgttcagcagaagtttgtggttacaggaaagtgggtgcaggagggaagaggagcgattggtggaatgatgatgtaaagagagtagtaagggagaaaaagttagcatatgagaagtttttacaaagtagaagtgatgcaaggagggaagagtatatggagaaaaagagagaagttaagagagtggtgaagcaatgtaaaaagagagcaaatgagagagtgggtgagatgttatcaacaaattttgttgaaaataagaaaaagttttggagtgagattaacaagttaagaaagcctagagaacaaatggatttgtcagttaaaaataggagaggagagttattaaatggagagttagaggtattgggaagatggaaggaatattttgaggaattgttaaatgttgatgaagatagggaagctgtgatttcgtgtatagggcaaggaggaataacatcttgtaggagtgaggaagagccagttgtgagtgtgggggaagttcgtgaggcagtaggtaaaatgaaagggggtaaggcagccgggattgatgggataaagatagaaatgttaaaagcaggtggggatatagttttggagtggttggtgcaattatttaataaatgtatggaagagggtaaggtacctagggattggcagagagcatgcatagttcctttgtataaaggcaaaggggataaaagagagtgcaaaaattatagggggataagtctgttgagtgtacctggtaaagtgtatggtagagttataattgaaagaattaagagtaagacggagaataggatagcagatgaacaaggaggctttaggaaaggtagggggtgtgtggaccaggtgtttacagtgaaacatataagtgaacagtatttagataaggctaaagaggtctttgtggcatttatggatttggaaaaggcgtatgacagggtggataggggggcaatgtggcagatgttgcaagtgtatggtgtaggaggtaggttactgaaagcagtgaagagtttttacgaggatagtgaggctcaagttagagtatgtaggaaagagggaaattttttcccagtaaaagtaggccttagacaaggatgtgtgatgtcaccgtggttgtttaatatatttatagatggggttgtaagagaagtaaatgcgagggtcttggcaagaggcgtggagttaaaagataaagaatcacacacaaagtgggagttgtcacagctgctctttgctgatgacactgtgctcttgggagattctgaagagaagttgcagagattggtggatgaatttggtagggtgtgcaaaagaagaaaattaaaggtgaatacaggaaagagtaaggttatgaggataacaaaaagattaggtgatgaaagattgaatatcagattggagggagagagtatggaggaggtgaacgtattcagatatttgggagtggacgtgtcagcggatgggtctatgaaagatgaggtgaatcatagaattgatgagggaaaaagagtgagtggtgcacttaggagtctgtggagacaaagaactttgtccttggaggcaaagaggggaatgtatgagagtatagttttaccaactctcttatatgggtgtgaagcgtgggtgatgaatgttgcagcgaggagaaggctggaggcagtggagatgtcatgtctgagggcaatgtgtggtgtgaatataatgcagagaattcgtagtttggaagttaggaggaggtgcgggattaccaaaactgttgtccagagggctgaggaagggttgttgaggtggttcggacatgtagagagaatggagcgaaacagaatgacttcaagagtgtatcagtctgtagtggaaggaaggcggggtaggggtcggcctaggaagggttggagggagggggtaaaggaggttttgtgtgcgaggggcttggacttccagcaggcatgcgtgagcgtgtttgataggagtgaatggagacaaatggtttttaatacttgacgtgctgttggagtgtgagcaaagtaacatttatgaagggattcagggaaaccggcaggccggacttgagtcctggagatgggaagtacagtgcctgcactctgaaggaggggtgttaatgttgcagtttggaaactgtagtgtaaagcacccttctggcaagacagtgatggagtgaatgatggtgaaagtttttctttttcgggccaccctgccttggtgggaatcggccggtgtgataataaaaaaataaaaatatatatatatatatatatatatatatatatatatatatatatatatatatatatatatattatacattttttttattaatacatcggccgattaccaccaaggcagggtggcccgagaaaggaaaactttcatcgttcactccatcactgtcttgccagaagggtgctttacactacagttataatactgcaacattaccaccactccttcaggactcaagtccggcctgccggtttccctgaatcccttcacaaatgttactttgctcacactccaacatcacgtcaagtattaaaaaccttttgtctccattcgctcttaTCAAATACGCTTATGCACGCTTGCtcaaagtccaagcccctcgcacactaaacctcctttaccccctaacTCCAAcccttcttaggccgacccctacccctccttccctccactacagatttatacactctcgaagtcattttgtTTTGTTCCATACATGgccgaaccacatcaacaacccatcctcagccctctggataagttttggtaatccctgacctcctaatttccaaactacgaattttctccattatattcacaccacacatttccctcagacatgacacctcTACTGCTTACAGCATtcttctcgttgcaacattcaccacccatgctacaCACCCATTcaggagtgttggtacaactatactctcatacattcccctctttgcttccacgggcAAAGTTCTTTCctttcacagactcctaagtgcaccactcatccttttcccctcatcaattcaatgattcttctcatatatatatatatatatatatatatatatatatatataaatatatatatataaatgtaaatataaatataaatataaatatatatatatatgtagatatatatatataaatatatatatatatatttttattttattatcacactggccgattcccaccaaggcagggtggcccgaaaaagaaaaactttcaccatcattcactccatcactgtcttgccagaagggtgctttacactacagtttttaaactgcaacattaacacccctccttcagagtgcaggcactgtacttcccatctccaggactcaagtccggcctgccggtttccctgaatcccttcataaatgttactttgctcacactccaacagcacgtcaagtattaaaaaccatttgtctccattcactcctatcaaacacgctcacgcatgcctgctggaagtccaagcccctcgcacacaaaacctcctttaccccctccctccaacccttcctaggccgacccctaccccgccttccttccactacagactgatacactcttgaagttattctgtttcgctccattctctctacatgtccgaaccacctcaacaacccttcctcagccctctggacaacagttttggtaatcccgcacctcctcctaacttccaaactatgaattctctgcattatattcacaccacacattgccctcagacatgacatctccactgcctccagccttctcctcgctgcaacattcatcacccatgcttcacacccatataagagcgttggtaaaactatactctcatacattcccctctttgcctccaaggacaaagttctctgtctccacagactcctaagtgcaccactcactctttttccctcatcaattctatgattcacctcatctttcatagacccatccgctgacacgtccactcccaaatatctgaatacgttcacctcctccatactctctccctccaatctgatattcaatctttcatcacctaatctttttgttatcctcataaccttactctttcctgtattcacctttaattttcttcttttgcacaccctaccaaattcatccaccaatctctgcagcttctcttcagaatctcccaagagcacagtgtcatcagcaaagagcagctgtgacaactcccaccctgtgtgtgattctttatcttttaactccacgcctcttgccaagaccctcgcatttacttctcttacaaccccatctataaatatattaaacaaccacggtgacatcacacatccttgtctaaggcctacttttactgggaaaaaatttccctcttttctacatactctaacttgagcctcactatcctcgtaaaaactcttcactgctttcagtaacctacctcctacaccatacacttgcaacatctgccacattgcccccctatccaccctgtcatacaccttttccaaatccataaatgccacaaagacctctttagccttatctaaatactgttcacttatatgtttcactgtaaacacctgtaaacatatatatatatatatatatatatatatatatatatatgtttgtataggtgagttttttgTCCTTGTAATAAATTTAGTATTGTCTCTACATTTAATATGAAGGTGCAAACTGGTCTTagagtggtttctttttctgttttaAAAGTATAAATGCCTTTAGACTAATCAGGTCGTATACCCATAGGATCCAGGACTTTTATTTACGTTAGGcagtaaaaaaaatggaaaaaaatatactACAGGTTTTTTTGAACACAGATTGGGAACACTAAATCTAAAAGAGTTATTTTGCACTTGGGAAATAGGAGACAAAATTTGATTAGAATAATACAAAAGTTTCAATTATGAGGTTAAAATATATGTATTGAGTTAAGGAAGATAAAGTAAGTCTGGATCCCAATCAGAGTATATAAAGAGAACTCCGTTTCTGAATGAATGACTAAAAAGCGCGTCTTCTGGGTTGGGTGAGAGCTTAGTTCTTCATTATTATATCGTGATAGTTTATTGTAAAGCTGAGACATATTTTTAGTAACTCTCTTCTCATATTTTTTGTAACTTGTTCAAGACACTAAAAATATTCCAATATTTCCTCTCAGAATATGTATAAAATCCATGGACCAATTACTCATACTACTAAAGTATGAAATATATTATTTGCTTATACAGTTATACTTAAAAATCACGAATGTGGATCATATTCCTTTGGGTATATATGAAAACTCAAATAGAAAAAAACTGAGAGAAGATATTAAAGCATGAACATATTGTAACAGTGAAAATACTAGCAATGCCAGGAACCATTTGGAACTATACTGCAGAAACAAGCGACCGTTCCTTACTTCTCACCATTTGCCACCTGGAAACTACCTGGAGGTTCTGGTTGTCAACACCCCTATGGCCCGCTCACCTACCAGTCCactaggtggatcagggcctgattaagaaggttgttactgctggccacacacagtcCGATATACGAACCATAACCTGGTTGATCGGGCACTAActataggtatctgtccagttctgtTATTATTCACCTTTATTTGTGatggaggttgttgaacagttttgggcgcCGTATACTGTGTAAGTTTTTTTACTTGCATGGGAAGTGATTCGTGTATGCAGATTTGGTGTATCTCTTAGGATTTAAAATGACCATATTCACAACAGAATGTTTTGTTTTTCAGGATAAGAGGAGTTATCACTTTCATGTTTCAGTCAGAATATATAGACTTAACATTGTGTAtataaatttaatataaatagtTAAACAACCTTTTctatattccatatacttgtggaaaaaaataaaaaataaagctCATGTGATATTTCCGATTTACTCTGAAGATTAATGTCATCAAAGATATTACTAAAAGCACAGATGATACTGATATGTGAACCTGATATAAGAataattagattaggttaggtaaggtttgtcagaaaacaggacaagtgtttcctgacgcggatcttagtcagatgatgacccgcctttagagtttttggtcatctgaccgaggccttccgctggtttaccgatccacccctttaaaaattatggtcatatttATAGCCATTTCTGGTTATAAGAATAAATATATCCCTAAACTTATGATAATGCATAATATTAAAGTTACTTTTTCAAAGCTCTGTATTcgatattaataaaattaataagaaaaattacaatattattttaattattacttttgttatttattattttgttattctAAGAAAATGCAGCAGAGTTAAAATATAATTGTATTGGGTACGAGACAAGTAACTGTCAAGGTTGTGACGTCATGAACTAGGAGTGAGGCTCCTGGTATATAAGTCACTGGATTCATGCCGAAGCATCAGTCTCATCCCACTTAGTCACTAAACATGTTTCTCAAGGTATAGTGATAGTGTTATATTTACTGTACCCATGTGTAACGTATTAATATTTCAGTCTACAGAGTATTATTAAGCTCACATCTCTTACAGTGACAAAGAATAAAATAACATGAGGTGCTGGAGATTTTTCTGGCAATAACATTTGGAATTTTGCTGTCTAATTTTTAAACTCGTCGTCTTTTTCAATATAAATTTCTCTAAAAGTTCCTAATATAATGAAAAGGATTTTCTTACATATAATTACGAACTTTGGCAGGTTGTTTTAGTGGCACTTTTTGTAGCAGGGACGATGTCCCACCCTCAGTCTCATCCCACCTATACGTCACCTACCCCAACATACGGCGTTCCTGGTCCTCAGGTAAATATCGTCCAAATTGGACAAGATTTTCTATATATTTTTGAAGCTATATTTTAAAAAAAGCTTAAGATGAGCATGATAATAAGATGTCATGATCCTGGCTATTTCCAAGAAAACAATATTCAGCACAGAAAACATaacacttctttcttcttttttcagGCTCCTGCTCGGTACGATTTCAATTGGACCGTCAAAGATGACCAGTCTGGTAACGACTACGGTCAACAAGAGTCTCGTGACGGCGACAACACCCATGGCTCTTATCACGTGCTTCTTCCCGATGGTCGTGTTGAAACTGTAGTCTACACTGTTAACGGTGACTCTGGCTACGTGGCTGAAGTGACTTACCAGGGCCAGGCCCAGCACCCAACACACCAGACCTACACTCCAGTTCCTGTCTATGGTTAAATGAACAGTGACATTgatattatattacatattacAACTTATTCATGAAAGTTATGTAAATAAATATGcatcaatgaaatatattttacttttcctgatatttaaaaatatatgaagtgTGCCAAAAATTCATTTTACAATTGACGGAAGATATCAACTTTGTCAATAAGCTATATACTTCTTTATTATACTACAGTAAAAATATTGTAATCACAGCAGTCATGAAAGTGACACTTCTTGACATTTATTTGTTTGGAGAATAATTGTTTAAAGAGATCAAAAGGTACTTCATTAATCTGAAAACAATCAGTAGTACCATAAAGTAAGAAAAGTATCTAAATAATCAATGTgtaaacaacgagtcatggataCCTCTCAATTTATAATTTTTTAACACTTTCAGTTTCTTTCCAATATTTCAGTAAAGAAAATATTTCTCTTATTTTTCCGTTGCTAATTAATGTTAAACGTATTCATTAATCAGGTAAAagataataagaaaccagtccagATACGTATAATACAAAATATGAAAACTAAACTTCTTTTTAAATGTTATATTTACTGAGACCAAAATAATGTAATTTAAAAACTTAATCTTTAGCATTAGCATTAATTAACCTATGAACTTAATatgaaatccaaaatattttcttCAAATTTTCCATCAATTAAATAAATGTTTTAAATGCCTTTGAAAATAACTATTGGAAAACAATAGTGTGTATCGCTAAatcttgatggttcactttctgTATCATACTTTTAGGTATTATTACATAGTGTATTGTAGAGAATATTTTATAAAAAACGATCCATATATAATATCAGTTGCCGGGATTTGTTCTGAAATCGCATGCATACTAGACCTGAATAGtagccaggacaggacaggagCAGGAGAGGTGTGTGTTTGTCAGTACGAGAAGTCGCCATGCTTAGGCGTTGGTGTAAGtaggtgagtttttttttttattcttttttttttgtaaatttataCCGAAGGTTATTTTAttggtttaagtgctctcatgcaAGGCCCTAGTGTGCAGTGTTTCGGGAGAGTACTCGTACAGCCTGCAGAAAGGGGGGgctgtcatggagcctccctatTTATAAATGATAGTGTTTTACtcactagcagcagtgtgctagtgagctaatgtaaataagtaaaggtgagggattttGATATGTAGTAGAGTAGGTTGTAtgttgtaaaggtagaaagttgaaagtgaacatagaaaagagtaaggtgatgagggtatcaaatgatctggataaagaaaaattggatatcaaattggggagaaggagtatggaagaagtgaatgttttcagatatttgggagttgatgtcagcggatggatttatgaaggatgaggttaatcatagaattgatgaaggaaaaaaggcaagaggtgcattgaggtatatatggagacaaaaaacgttatgga encodes the following:
- the LOC128701458 gene encoding cuticle protein 19-like gives rise to the protein MSHPQSHPTYTSPTPTYGVPGPQAPARYDFNWTVKDDQSGNDYGQQESRDGDNTHGSYHVLLPDGRVETVVYTVNGDSGYVAEVTYQGQAQHPTHQTYTPVPVYG